Part of the Halobacteriovorax vibrionivorans genome, CTAATGTTATCAATGAGACGACTTCAGAAATTTTAAAAATACAGGTTCCTTTCAAAGTAAGTAGTCTTCTTCAAGGTTTTCAAAGTGGTTATATTATTGTCGTTTGGTTGATTTACTTTAGTTTTTTCTATAAAGCCTTAAAGACCAACGACTTGGCAATGAAGATTGGACTAGGACTAAGTGTTGCTAATGTATTCTATACTTTAAGTTATTTTGTTTTTGATTTCCAATATTGGATTCCACTATTTTTCCTCACAGATATTGTAGAATACACAAGACTTCAAAGAGTTGAAATTAATCAAATAAATAATGACTTCAAAGAGCAAAGAGAAAAAGAAGCGAAACTTCTTCATGATATATCAAATCCTTTACAGCATACTTGGACGCGTCTACGAAGGATTATAAAAGACAAGTCAAATCAAAGAAACTTGGATATTGATAAAGATGTAAACTCATTATATATGGCAACAACTAACGCCATTGATATTCTAAATAAGTATCGACAAGAAGACGAAAAATTCTGTCCCATTTCTTTGGCCATTAATGATGTTATAAAGATGTATGATGACGTAAATATTGATTATATACCACCACAACATGAAGTCGATGTTAATTGCCAGGTAATAAAGAATACTCTCATCAATCTTATTAAGAACTCAATTGAAGCCTTAGGTGAAGACTTGAAGTGGATTAAAATAGAAGTAAATAGCTCTTCTAATGAACTTCATCTCAAATATATTGATAGTGGGCTATATAGTGATTTTAAAAAGCCACAGAATGCTTTTAAATATGGTTATAGTTCTAAAGAGGGACGAGACCGAGGAATTGGTCTGGCATCAGTGAAAGCAGATATTGAAAAGATTGGAGGACGAATTAAATTAGGTCCTTTCCAAGACAATACCTGCTTTGATATTTATCTTTAATTATTACAATTACTCATCTCTAGCCAAAAACTACCGCTTGTTGATGCACAGGCAGAACAGTTAAATGAAATAACAAGTTGATCTCCTGGGTGAATCTCTCTTCCTATATAATCACCTGGATTGTATGTCATGGCATCAGTGTTTCCATTAATGTATATTTCCCAAGGAGAGCTGGGTGTAAATGGCCCAGAATCTATCTTGTAATTGATTCTCTCCAAACACCAATGTTGCTTTGATGTAAAAGGAGTAACGCTATTAGAGGGGCTAGATACTTCGTTATTAATTCCAAAATAATAAACATTAGCGTTTATATTGCTAAAGCGTAAAGTTAATTGGGCAAAGTTATCATTTTCAAAAAGAAAAACATTTCCATCTGTATCAGTTTTAAAGCATGACGTGAGTGAGATTAATGCCGCTAAGATTAGTATATATTTCATTTTAAAACTCCATTTCATAGTTTACATTTAGATCAAGATTTTTAACTTTAATATCTTGAGCTAGGAATTCTCTATGGATCAGATTAAAGAGTAGAGCTGTCGTAGAAGAAAGTTTTCTTCTTGCTCCAATTTCAAATCCTTTACCTGTATAGACATTAATATTTGGTCTATCAGAGCTTGGCATATAAGATCGATAGTCAATAAGATACGTCCAATTGTCACTATAGTCGTATGCAACTCCAAAAGTCATATAAGGAATAAATTGTGTACGTTGATCTAATACTGGAGTTAAGCTTGTTTCGAAACGTCCTGTTAGGAAAAATTCATCTTGTAGATGGTATCCTACTTTAAATCTTAACTCAGAATTTAGACGATAGTAGATATCAGCAGCAAGTTCAGGTGAAATAAAGTCATCATCTTTATTCTCTGGTCTTTGATCATCACGAAACATATAGATTGAATCAACGCCAATCTTATATCGAGCATAAAGACGTTTATTAAATACTTGTTGATAGTAAACAGCGGCTGTTATTCCTGCACCGACGTAGTTACTTTTGCTGTCGTTATTATCCATTGAGTAATAGCCCATTCGGCGAGCACCCATACCAAAGCTTGCAGACCAGCTATTGTGCATATTCGTTAAATAAGACGTTCTTGATAGAGGAGTGCCATGATCCACAACTTCGTGACCTTTAACTTCTCTATATTCAATCTTTTCATTAAGTTTTTTCGCTACTTCTTTTGCTTCTTCATCTTTTTCACTTACAGCAACAAAACCTTTCTTCTCATCTAGCTTTACATTATTGGCCGCAATGAATTGTCCTGTGTTCTTGTCAATATCACCAACTTTCAAAGACTCATCTTTAATTTCAGGAATAAAGATGGCAGAGTCGAGATCCACGATGGCACCATTATTTGGAATCTCATCTACTTTTGTATCCTTACCATAAAGATATGAAACTTGTGTTTCATTTAGCTTTGCTTCTGGAGCTTTTTGAATCTCTTTTGCAGATACTGTCTCAAGTGTTTCGTTTTTCTCTAAGGCAATAAGCTGATTAGGGTTAACTTTTTGAGCTGGAGTCTCATCGTAGAGGTGATCATAAGTTGTGGATGCGCTACCTTTTTTAACAAGTGTAACATCATCACGATCAAGACTTTCTTTGACTGTTTCTTCGATATCAACTCTTTCTTCGTTGATTTTTTTTACAGCAACTTCACCTTCTAATGTAATAACTGATGTCGCTTTATTTTTTTGACTAGCAACAGTGATAAACTCAGTACCTCGAACACCTAATGCCATTGTTTTCGTCTTTATATAGACTTTATTAAATGCCTTATGTCCTTTTACTTTCTTATCCTGTGGCCTAATCTTTGCTCTCATCTTACCGTTTAAGAGCTGGATGATACTTCCACTTTTCTTTTCAATCTTTGCAATTTTAATTTTTGTATTTGGGCCAACAGTAATATAACTTCCATCTTCTAGAATTTGGACT contains:
- a CDS encoding ATP-binding protein; amino-acid sequence: MFGYLDILDSQFWSNIGFAFLAMAAGCYYLSLAITGLHLKRIGQGQSKHRVKTYLMAFSQSVVCFLVLAKYFFPIYSDKKVLVSLLLFTFGCFSKLLYWNNLSYYFKESSGPRIFYKIVIFSAIFVSVIHIIFYFIEGGGSCCLAPNVINETTSEILKIQVPFKVSSLLQGFQSGYIIVVWLIYFSFFYKALKTNDLAMKIGLGLSVANVFYTLSYFVFDFQYWIPLFFLTDIVEYTRLQRVEINQINNDFKEQREKEAKLLHDISNPLQHTWTRLRRIIKDKSNQRNLDIDKDVNSLYMATTNAIDILNKYRQEDEKFCPISLAINDVIKMYDDVNIDYIPPQHEVDVNCQVIKNTLINLIKNSIEALGEDLKWIKIEVNSSSNELHLKYIDSGLYSDFKKPQNAFKYGYSSKEGRDRGIGLASVKADIEKIGGRIKLGPFQDNTCFDIYL
- a CDS encoding FecR family protein, with protein sequence MKFNYLLILTLLLGVHFNSYAKFAKVVSIRGKVSQLPPGAIQASWVKKGQLIKEDTSIVTRVRSFVKVQILEDGSYITVGPNTKIKIAKIEKKSGSIIQLLNGKMRAKIRPQDKKVKGHKAFNKVYIKTKTMALGVRGTEFITVASQKNKATSVITLEGEVAVKKINEERVDIEETVKESLDRDDVTLVKKGSASTTYDHLYDETPAQKVNPNQLIALEKNETLETVSAKEIQKAPEAKLNETQVSYLYGKDTKVDEIPNNGAIVDLDSAIFIPEIKDESLKVGDIDKNTGQFIAANNVKLDEKKGFVAVSEKDEEAKEVAKKLNEKIEYREVKGHEVVDHGTPLSRTSYLTNMHNSWSASFGMGARRMGYYSMDNNDSKSNYVGAGITAAVYYQQVFNKRLYARYKIGVDSIYMFRDDQRPENKDDDFISPELAADIYYRLNSELRFKVGYHLQDEFFLTGRFETSLTPVLDQRTQFIPYMTFGVAYDYSDNWTYLIDYRSYMPSSDRPNINVYTGKGFEIGARRKLSSTTALLFNLIHREFLAQDIKVKNLDLNVNYEMEF